One window from the genome of Rhodopirellula halodulae encodes:
- a CDS encoding hsp70 family protein — protein MNSRETDNDQNEFTLARFCIGIDLGTTNCVLAYVDTERLGTESVNDGSNGASEFQVETFLVPQWVDLDVAEARATLPSFHYTLHSTENLSRSEKHPWLHNDNDDLATCVGEYARIAGLLHPARQIASAKSWLSHEGVDRTADLLPWHGDPDVARRSPADASASYLRHLAEAWDAEHPDHPMSEQDIVITLPASFDEVARELTVRAAKMAGLPRIQLIEEPQAAFYAWLDRHRDNWRDLVQVGQLILVCDIGGGTTDLTLIRVRPADSEHEKDVVQFHRVAVGKHLILGGDNLDLAVAKAAEAKLNQTLTPRQWQQLLAASRQTKETFLSDSRPERTTIHLPGEGSSLIGGGIQVEMTAEEVDELLLEGFFPQVDLDASVTAEQSGFQEVGLPYAADPAVTRHLAEFLREHRRTGLDQNQEETSNLQESDAVNLVLFNGGVLTAPAIRQRLVGALTRWFGEPAVLDASRLDLAVAQGAAHYAMVRRGHGVRIAANLARAYFIQIEQNPPRAVCVIPADAQPGTSYQIDQLPMELSVGVPVSFPLWVSSTRLADRPGDVVDIDPNTMTPLPPIQTALRDRKRRDQSTMEIVIQSELSEIGTVGLFCVSGPKRWRLEFDIRGTLETDRESHEYEGESAGIVDEETLNECRQLIQRVFVEKSLKPSLLVKRLQTTVGSSRDQWPPSFLRQLWEALMDVQDQRRQSPSHESRWLNLAGFALRPGYGVAVDDWRTSQTWRMIHGKIAHADQQVRAESYVLWRRIAGGMTSGQQVQLATTLGKWLLAGPSNQDMAEANEAWRTIGAMERLPIDTKRAFASAILEALDRKKMAPLHPSLLWTLGRLASRVLAYGPMNLIVPAGDIGHWMAQLTHSKSIETQDSAVRRLAAFTITQMTRRCDDRFRDVDQPTRDRALTLLKRLDAPDHWKELVRNGGKLDHEEQQAVFGDTLPLGISLRG, from the coding sequence ATGAATTCCCGCGAGACCGACAACGACCAAAACGAATTCACCCTCGCACGTTTCTGCATCGGCATCGACCTAGGAACGACCAACTGCGTGTTGGCATATGTGGATACCGAAAGGTTGGGCACCGAAAGTGTGAACGACGGTTCCAACGGTGCCAGCGAGTTTCAGGTCGAAACATTCCTGGTACCTCAATGGGTTGATTTGGACGTCGCCGAAGCCCGCGCGACTTTGCCGTCGTTCCACTACACATTGCACTCCACCGAGAACCTGTCGCGTAGCGAGAAACATCCTTGGCTGCATAACGACAACGATGACTTGGCGACTTGCGTTGGCGAGTACGCTCGCATCGCCGGCTTGCTTCACCCGGCTCGTCAAATTGCTTCGGCAAAGAGCTGGCTGTCGCACGAAGGCGTCGATCGAACGGCCGACCTGCTTCCGTGGCATGGCGATCCCGATGTCGCTCGCCGATCTCCCGCCGACGCATCCGCATCTTATCTGCGGCATTTGGCGGAAGCCTGGGACGCCGAACATCCCGACCATCCGATGTCAGAACAAGACATCGTGATCACGCTGCCGGCTTCGTTCGATGAAGTCGCTCGCGAATTGACGGTTCGCGCGGCCAAGATGGCTGGATTGCCTCGCATTCAGTTGATTGAAGAACCCCAAGCCGCCTTTTACGCATGGCTCGATCGACATCGCGACAATTGGCGAGATCTGGTCCAGGTCGGTCAACTGATCCTGGTCTGTGACATCGGTGGCGGCACGACGGACCTGACACTCATTCGCGTGCGACCCGCGGACTCCGAACATGAAAAAGACGTCGTGCAGTTCCACCGCGTGGCGGTTGGAAAGCACTTGATTTTGGGTGGTGACAACCTTGATCTGGCGGTCGCGAAAGCGGCGGAAGCCAAGCTGAACCAGACGCTCACGCCACGCCAGTGGCAACAGCTTTTGGCCGCCTCTCGACAAACCAAAGAAACCTTCCTTTCCGATTCACGACCTGAACGCACCACCATCCACTTGCCCGGCGAAGGCTCCTCGTTGATCGGTGGTGGAATCCAAGTGGAAATGACAGCGGAGGAAGTGGATGAACTTCTACTGGAAGGGTTCTTTCCCCAGGTTGATCTGGACGCTTCAGTCACCGCGGAGCAAAGCGGCTTTCAAGAAGTCGGCTTGCCCTACGCTGCGGACCCAGCCGTCACCCGGCACTTAGCCGAATTCCTTCGCGAACACCGACGTACGGGACTCGATCAGAACCAGGAAGAAACCTCGAACCTTCAAGAAAGCGACGCCGTCAACCTTGTCCTCTTCAACGGCGGTGTCTTGACCGCGCCGGCCATTCGGCAGCGATTGGTTGGTGCATTGACTCGTTGGTTCGGCGAACCGGCGGTCTTGGACGCCAGCCGACTCGACTTGGCGGTTGCTCAGGGCGCAGCTCACTATGCGATGGTACGGCGCGGGCATGGTGTTCGCATCGCGGCCAACCTGGCTCGAGCTTACTTCATTCAAATCGAACAGAACCCACCGCGAGCCGTTTGCGTCATTCCAGCCGATGCACAACCGGGAACGTCCTATCAGATCGATCAATTGCCAATGGAACTCAGCGTTGGCGTTCCGGTCAGTTTCCCGCTGTGGGTCAGCAGCACTCGCCTAGCTGATCGCCCCGGCGACGTCGTCGACATTGATCCCAACACGATGACGCCACTGCCGCCCATCCAAACGGCACTTCGCGATCGCAAACGACGTGATCAATCGACAATGGAAATTGTCATCCAATCCGAACTGTCAGAAATTGGCACAGTCGGACTGTTCTGTGTTTCGGGGCCAAAACGCTGGCGATTGGAATTCGACATTCGCGGCACGCTGGAAACCGATCGCGAATCCCATGAGTACGAAGGTGAGTCGGCGGGCATCGTCGACGAAGAAACGTTGAATGAGTGTCGGCAATTGATCCAACGCGTGTTCGTTGAGAAATCTTTGAAGCCATCCTTGTTGGTCAAACGATTGCAGACCACCGTTGGAAGTTCACGCGATCAATGGCCGCCATCGTTCTTAAGGCAACTTTGGGAAGCTCTCATGGACGTGCAGGATCAACGCCGACAATCGCCCTCACACGAATCACGTTGGCTGAACCTGGCCGGGTTTGCTCTGCGTCCGGGTTACGGCGTGGCGGTGGACGATTGGCGAACGTCACAGACGTGGCGGATGATTCATGGAAAGATCGCTCACGCGGATCAACAAGTCCGTGCTGAATCCTATGTTCTTTGGCGTCGAATCGCGGGAGGCATGACGTCCGGGCAACAGGTACAACTGGCAACCACACTGGGTAAATGGTTGCTCGCCGGACCGTCCAACCAAGACATGGCGGAAGCCAACGAAGCTTGGCGTACGATCGGCGCCATGGAACGATTGCCCATCGATACCAAACGAGCGTTTGCGTCGGCGATCTTAGAAGCCTTGGATCGCAAAAAGATGGCACCACTGCACCCCAGCTTGCTATGGACGCTCGGACGTCTTGCGTCTCGAGTCTTGGCCTATGGCCCCATGAATCTGATTGTTCCTGCGGGCGATATCGGTCACTGGATGGCTCAGCTGACCCACTCAAAGTCCATTGAAACGCAAGACAGTGCCGTTCGGCGACTCGCGGCATTCACCATCACGCAGATGACCCGTCGATGCGACGACCGTTTTCGCGACGTCGATCAGCCCACGCGAGATCGAGCATTGACGCTACTGAAACGCCTTGATGCCCCCGATCATTGGAAAGAGCTCGTACGCAACGGCGGTAAATTGGATCACGAAGAACAACAGGCCGTGTTCGGCGACACGTTGCCACTTGGCATCTCGCTTCGCGGTTGA
- the bcp gene encoding thioredoxin-dependent thiol peroxidase — protein MADFIEPGKKAPAFTLKDQDGQTVKLKDLAGAPVVLFFYPKDNTPGCTTEACAFRDCYPEIQSTGAQLFGISPDSAESHVQFREKFELPFPLLVDSNHAMSEKYGAYREKNMYGKKSMGIQRSTYLIDAQGKVVKVWKRVRVNGHDQQVLDALTALAE, from the coding sequence ATGGCTGATTTCATCGAACCCGGTAAAAAGGCGCCCGCCTTCACGTTGAAGGACCAAGACGGCCAGACGGTCAAACTCAAAGACCTGGCCGGGGCTCCCGTGGTGCTGTTCTTCTATCCAAAGGACAACACGCCCGGCTGCACCACCGAAGCCTGTGCCTTTCGCGACTGTTATCCGGAAATCCAATCCACGGGGGCGCAGCTTTTCGGAATCAGCCCCGATTCAGCGGAAAGTCACGTGCAGTTTCGCGAAAAGTTCGAGTTGCCTTTCCCGCTGCTGGTCGACTCAAACCATGCCATGAGCGAGAAGTACGGTGCCTATCGCGAGAAAAACATGTACGGCAAAAAATCGATGGGCATCCAACGATCGACCTATCTGATCGACGCCCAAGGCAAAGTGGTCAAAGTTTGGAAACGCGTTCGCGTCAACGGCCACGACCAACAGGTCTTGGATGCATTGACGGCACTGGCGGAATAA
- a CDS encoding Hsp70 family protein, producing MSDHKYCIGIDLGTTNSVVAYTRQSEGEKPSVDQTPEIQLLPIPQVVASGQVESRTSLPSFLYLPRDQEVDSLEIHHEHARFPSSTDGVAGVYAKQQAADNPQRVIVAAKSWLCQRKIDPESPVLPWQSPDEIPRVSAVECTEIFLRHLVAAWHAEFPEAPIGEQQVVLTVPASFDPAARELTRRAAIRAGLDENFVLLEEPQAAVYRYLASTEGRWRKSLSDGDTMLVVDVGGGTTDLTLIGVEQQDGELMLQRVAVGNHLLVGGDNMDLALAYQAAEQFRQSGHDLDPWQSTSLWHACREAKERLLANDGPESHPISVLGRGSSLIGGTITTELQKTAAASMLLDGFFPQCSAQERPQANVASGFQDVGLPFESDPAITKHIAAFLTDQSAMSPRQDGDGNGPVTHLLLNGGVFRSPAMQERLQTTLSSWTDAEIDTLSSEQDLDNAVAIGAAYYGWTKTSGGIRIRGGTAKAFYIGIETAGMAIPGAPRPLRAVCVAAQGMEEGTQAEVPGQEVGVVVGTPARFRFFSSTTRPQDTPGVRLDRWSPTELQESEPIELTLDQHRSPDEDGGGEPAQSFVPVQFESRVTELGMFELWCHDKRGDRRWKLEFNARQEDA from the coding sequence ATGAGTGATCATAAATATTGCATCGGAATTGACCTGGGGACGACCAACAGCGTCGTCGCCTACACCCGCCAATCCGAAGGCGAGAAACCCTCCGTCGACCAAACACCTGAAATTCAATTGCTACCGATCCCGCAGGTGGTGGCATCCGGACAGGTCGAATCCAGGACGTCGCTGCCTTCGTTTCTGTACTTGCCCCGCGACCAAGAAGTCGACTCGCTGGAGATTCATCACGAGCACGCGCGATTCCCATCGTCCACCGACGGGGTGGCTGGGGTCTACGCCAAACAACAAGCGGCGGACAATCCACAGCGGGTGATCGTCGCGGCCAAGAGTTGGTTGTGCCAACGGAAAATCGATCCCGAATCTCCCGTTTTGCCTTGGCAATCACCTGATGAAATCCCACGTGTCTCCGCCGTGGAGTGCACCGAGATTTTTCTTCGCCACCTCGTTGCGGCATGGCACGCGGAGTTCCCCGAAGCTCCCATCGGCGAGCAACAGGTGGTGCTGACCGTTCCCGCGTCGTTCGACCCGGCGGCACGTGAGCTGACGCGTCGAGCAGCCATCCGCGCCGGTTTGGACGAGAACTTCGTGTTGTTGGAAGAACCCCAGGCCGCGGTGTATCGCTATTTGGCTTCGACCGAAGGTCGCTGGCGAAAGTCGCTATCGGACGGCGATACCATGTTGGTGGTGGACGTCGGAGGCGGCACAACTGACCTGACACTGATTGGCGTGGAACAGCAAGACGGTGAATTGATGCTCCAGCGTGTCGCCGTGGGCAACCACCTGCTGGTGGGCGGCGACAACATGGATTTGGCGCTCGCCTACCAAGCCGCGGAACAATTCCGTCAATCAGGACATGACTTGGATCCTTGGCAAAGCACGTCACTCTGGCACGCTTGCCGCGAAGCTAAGGAACGCCTGCTCGCCAATGACGGCCCCGAATCGCATCCCATTTCGGTGCTTGGCCGTGGCAGCTCGCTGATCGGCGGAACCATCACCACCGAATTACAAAAGACCGCCGCCGCATCGATGCTGTTGGACGGATTCTTTCCCCAGTGTTCCGCCCAGGAACGACCTCAAGCAAACGTTGCCAGCGGCTTCCAAGACGTCGGTCTGCCCTTTGAGTCGGACCCTGCGATCACCAAACACATCGCGGCGTTCCTCACGGACCAATCCGCCATGTCGCCCCGACAGGATGGTGATGGCAATGGCCCGGTGACTCATCTGTTGCTCAACGGTGGTGTCTTCCGCAGCCCAGCGATGCAAGAAAGATTGCAGACAACGCTTTCGTCTTGGACCGACGCCGAGATCGACACACTGTCGTCGGAACAGGACCTCGACAACGCGGTCGCGATCGGAGCGGCTTACTACGGATGGACCAAGACCAGCGGCGGCATTCGCATTCGCGGTGGAACGGCAAAAGCGTTCTACATCGGAATCGAGACCGCCGGAATGGCGATTCCCGGTGCCCCGCGGCCTCTTCGTGCCGTCTGTGTCGCCGCACAGGGCATGGAAGAAGGCACGCAAGCCGAAGTCCCCGGACAAGAAGTCGGCGTCGTTGTCGGAACACCAGCCAGGTTTCGTTTCTTCTCTTCCACCACGCGTCCGCAAGACACCCCCGGTGTTCGCTTGGACCGCTGGTCACCAACAGAGCTTCAAGAAAGCGAACCGATCGAACTGACCCTCGACCAGCATCGCTCGCCCGATGAAGACGGCGGCGGTGAACCGGCTCAATCATTTGTTCCAGTGCAGTTCGAATCGCGTGTGACCGAATTGGGCATGTTCGAACTGTGGTGTCATGACAAACGAGGCGACCGTCGTTGGAAACTTGAATTCAACGCTCGCCAAGAAGACGCTTGA